In the genome of Leptospiraceae bacterium, the window GAAAGGTTATGAATGTCGTCATAATTTACGCTATTGGTTATATGAACCTTATTTGGGGTTAGGACCCTCAGCTCATGGTTTTAATGGCACTTATCGTTATAACAATTTTCGGAATTGGGATAGGTGGTTGACTTCTTTTTCTGAGCAGTATATCAAGCATGAGCCTGAAAAAGAAATAGCCATCACAATATTTCGACTCCTCATTCCGATTTCTATGAAGTGGATAGCTCAAATCACAAACAAATTTGATTTATTTTATCAATTTTTTCAACAATTAGAACTCCAAAGAAAAGGATATTTCCTCAAAAATGGAGAAGAATTGTATTTTCAATGGAACTACCAAGAAACCATCATGCTTAATGACATCCTAATAGAATTCTTTGATCTTATAGAAAAAGAAGCTACAACTAAAAGTTAAAGTAAATAAACACACCACCTACATCAGAATAAAAATACAAAAGATAAGAAATAACAAAGCTTCCCAATAAAATCAGAAGTATTTGTAGTGATGTATTTTGATAGATTTTATCTTTGATTCTTCTATCATATTGCAAGTAGTTCAAAAGTAAGCCAATCAGTATCAATACGCTGATGGTTTCAAAAGAAACCATAGGATTACCTTCAGGTAATAAAAACATGCCTTTGAGAATTAACAAAGCCTTGTCAAGAGTTGGTGTCGCAAAGAAAACCCCAATTACGATGAACATAGTCAACGTCAAAATTCGCTTCAAAAGACTAAAAAAGAAATTTTTAGGGAGTTCAATGGGAACGTGAAGTTGTACCCAACGTTCAATAGAGAGATATACTCCCATGAGGGTTCCCCAAATCAGCATATTCCATGTAGCTCCATGCCATAAACCTGCTAAACTCATGGTGATGATCAAATTCACGTAAGTTCGCAACTCACCCCCTTTAGAACCACCTAAGGGTATAAAAACATAATCCCGTAGCCAACTCGACAGAGTGATGTGCCACCGATTCCACAACTCAGAAATAGAACTTGCAATTAGAGGTCCTTGAAAGTTCTCTGGTAATTCATATCCTAAAAGTTTTGACATTCCTCTCGCCATATCTGTATAGCCTGAGAAATCCGCATAAACTTGTATCGCAAATCCAAACATCACAATCCAGTAATTTATTCCGTCATAGTATTCTGGTCTATACCAAACATCTGCTGAATGATAACCAATCACATCCGCTATAAGAACTTTTTTCAAAACACCTTGTAAGATCAAAAGTATGCCAATATAGATGTTTGTTGTAGAAAATTTAGGTTGATCAATCTGAGGGATAAAGTCCTTTGCTCTAAGTATGGGACCTGCAACAAACTGAGGGAAAAACATGATAAAAATTATAAATTTTCTAAATGAAATCTTTTCTGTGATGGTATTTCGATAACAATCAACAACAAAAGCAATGATCTGAAATGTATAAAAACTAATAGCTATGGGTAAAACAATTTCAATCTGAAAGTCCCTAATCAAATTTTCCTTGATGTTGATCCAGTATTCGTTTTGAAGAATATAGCCCACTCCACTTGCGAATAGATAAAAATACTTAAAAAACGCTAAAACTGAAATATCCAAGACAAGAATCAACCAAAGGACTTTTTTGTTTTTGTGGTTCAGAAGATAAATAGCAAAAAAATAGTTAATGACACTCAATCCCAGAAACATCAAAAAGAATGGGATAGAATACCAAAGATAGAAAAGAAAACTCGTTAATAAAATCAAGTAGTGTTTACCTTTTGTTGGGACGATCCAATAGAAAATATAGAATAAAATAAAAAGTAAAAGAAAAATCGTAGAGTGGAAGAGCATTCATGGATAAAACTTGGCTTTTCAATTACAAGTCAAATGATAAATTCTATGATTGAAGAAATCTAATTACAAGGCAATACGAATTCCTGCACTAGCGCTATAATTGTCTTTAGTTCCTTTTGCATCAATGAAAATCTTTAGAAGAGGAATATTTAGCTCAAACCCTGCCGATAAGTAAGTAAGCTGATTTCGCTTTGTTTTTCCTTCTCCATTAATCACTAACCCTAAATTTGCATTAGGTGGTTCAATCCCAAAAAGCTTTAACAGATCACTTTCAACAACTACGGGTCCAAATCGTTGAAAGATGATATCCGAAGAACCTTTTACCCATGCATGACCGACTCCAACTGAAAATCGAAATAGATATAAAAGTTGTATCCCCGTTCGGATATCTATTGTATAGACATTTATTTTGCTACTGTAAGCCGCTTCGTTATCAGCTCTCCAAATCACATCCACTTTATCAGTTGCATTAAATACGAAACGATGATTTTTGCGAACATATTCTATGCTTTGATTTACGTTATGATAACCAATGCCTAATGATATTCCAGAGAATCCCAACAACCAATTGGTATCCGTATTTCCTTCAATGAGATGATACCTCAAGTCAGCTCCCCAAGTTTTACTTTTGACTTCCCATGCTTCGTTCTTTCTTGTCGCATTTGCTTTTTCATCATCAAAAACAGCATTTAGATAACTTACAAAAATATCAAATCGATGGGGAGAATACCATTTTAGATTAATTGGTTTCGGATCACCACTGAATAAATAGCCAACGTTAAAACCAATAAAAGCATTCGGCACTAATCCAACTCCTTTTGAAGGAACATCTTCTATTACTCCATAGTTTGGGACTCGAATATCAATTTTTCTTAACTTTGTTTCTGATAAAATAACATTAATTCCAATCGTAAATTCTTGTAAGTTTACAATTCCACTCGGTATTGTATTAACCATTGTATAGATATTTGCAGTAGACATATCTGATAAAAATTCATTTATGTATTGGGTTCTCAGGGATTGAAATGCATTGGTTAATTCTACTGAGTCTAATGGTAATAACGAACAGCCATTTCCAACGCAATAAAACTGCCCTTTGATTTCCTGTATGGGAAGAAACAAAAAGGCTATTATCAAACTAACCATAAGCTTTAATTTTATTTTTTTCATGGTCTGCTCCTTAATTTTTATGACAATTTGCATCATATTTTTTGCCATTTTTTTAATTCAATCAAAACCCATTCTTCTCTGAATTGGATTTGCGTAGGCATATAAACATTAGAAAACAAATCTATGATTTCTTGGGTTTGATTTTCATGAATTCCAGATATTACGAGACAATTAGTCTGGTATCTCTTGATATAGCTTTCATACCTAAAAAATACAGGTAGAGATAGGTTTGCTAATATCACGTCGTATTTTTTATCCAATAGTTCATCATTGTCCCAACTACTAGTAAATAAAAAAGTTCTATTTCGAAGTTCGGAAGAAGGATCATTGTGCTTTATATTCATGAAGGTAGCATCTATAGCATTCATGTCTATATCAAAAGCATAAACGGTTTTTGCGTTTTTTTTGAGGGATGCTATGCTCAGAATTCCCGAACCACAACCAGCATCTAAGACAACGATACCTTCCTGTAGATTTTTATCAATCCATTCTAACATCAGTTGAGTTGTTGGATGCAATCCCGTTCCAAAAGCCAATCCCGGTTCGATAAAAATGGGGATAGCGTTTTCTGGAATGGAGATACTATCTTTGTGCCATATTGGAACAAGGAAAAAATTTTGAGAAACAAAAAAAGGCTGAAAAGATTGGATATAATCTTCCCAGTAATTTTCTTCTTCGATAGGATTTTCACTGATTTTATAGTTTTCTATTTTGAGCTTTGAAAATAACGTTCGTAATTCTTTCTGGGGATTTTCGTGATGGATAGGATAATAAACCGTAAAGGCAGGATCTTCTGAGTTATCTTCCTCGAAAGTAGTAAGGTAATATCCCAAGGCACCGTCGAGATCGAATGTTTCCATGTAATCGTTGAGTTTTTCTAAATCTTTTTTGCTTAGTTGAATTTTTAGTTCCCAATATTTGTATTTAACCATCAAATCATTCTTTTGTAGTGGATTTGAAATTCTTCGGGTGGTAATTCTACCTCGCCGACGTAGAGTTCTCCTTGTTCCATTTTGTAGGTCAAGGTGTATGCGGTAGCGTACGCATCTCGTATGACATCTCGAACCTTTTTGTTGTTCATCAATTTTTCTTTCTTATCGGTATGCTCCAATTGAAGAACATCATCTGGGTTAGTAATCACTTGTTGTTTTTCTTTTGTATCTTTGTATAGAGTTAATAGAATTTGAGTGCTTTTTTTTATGTAGTTTGACATTACTTTGTGGGTTTCAATAGCTGACTGGATTCTTTTTTTAGTATGAAAATCCAAACGTTTTCGATAGTCTATAGTGTTCTTATTGACATAAGGATCATTTTTTACTTCCAGATATGCTATGAAATCATTAAAATATTTTCTGAAAGAACGTTCTATAATTCGATAGCTTTCATAGAGGTTCGACATTTCTTCTTTTAGATTGATTTTTACCCCCTCTTTCCAATAAGGTTGGATTTGAATTTTATTCGTTAACAAAACGAAACCAAATTCTTCATCAAAAAAATTCAAAAATAAAAAAGAAAGAAATATTTTGTCATTTATGGGAATTAGCTTGAATTCATCTTTAGGATCGTATTTCTTTCTTAATACATCTACAGGATAGTATAATAAAAACCTTAATCCGTATTGATAAACTTTTTGATGAGCTTGATCTTTTTTATCGTCTTTGCTATCTACTTCAATATTTTGGTTTATTGTTGTTTCTTGTAAATCCTGCGGGATTTGAGCTGTATTTTCTTTTTGTTCCTCGGTTTGATACTGAGAAATTTCACTTTGAGTTGTTGGGATTTCGGTATTAGTTTCTGCTGTTTGATTTGATTTTTTTTGATCTAAATTTACGTGTTCAAAAACGACATCTTTGAAGTCCCTAATTTTTCTTGGATCCAAGAGCTCAGTTGGTGATAAATCAATTATTTCTTGAAGCAAAGGGGAATTTGATGGAACTCTTTTTTTCTCTATAAATTGTGCTAAGAGAATGAAATCCGGTAGAGCTTTATTCATTAGGATTGCCCAAGCTTCTTCTATTTTTCTTCGTTTGTTTCGATATAATTCAATTTGTTTTTGCTGGATGGATTGTTGTAAATCAAT includes:
- a CDS encoding MBOAT family protein, which gives rise to MLFHSTIFLLLFILFYIFYWIVPTKGKHYLILLTSFLFYLWYSIPFFLMFLGLSVINYFFAIYLLNHKNKKVLWLILVLDISVLAFFKYFYLFASGVGYILQNEYWINIKENLIRDFQIEIVLPIAISFYTFQIIAFVVDCYRNTITEKISFRKFIIFIMFFPQFVAGPILRAKDFIPQIDQPKFSTTNIYIGILLILQGVLKKVLIADVIGYHSADVWYRPEYYDGINYWIVMFGFAIQVYADFSGYTDMARGMSKLLGYELPENFQGPLIASSISELWNRWHITLSSWLRDYVFIPLGGSKGGELRTYVNLIITMSLAGLWHGATWNMLIWGTLMGVYLSIERWVQLHVPIELPKNFFFSLLKRILTLTMFIVIGVFFATPTLDKALLILKGMFLLPEGNPMVSFETISVLILIGLLLNYLQYDRRIKDKIYQNTSLQILLILLGSFVISYLLYFYSDVGGVFIYFNF
- a CDS encoding 50S ribosomal protein L11 methyltransferase translates to MVKYKYWELKIQLSKKDLEKLNDYMETFDLDGALGYYLTTFEEDNSEDPAFTVYYPIHHENPQKELRTLFSKLKIENYKISENPIEEENYWEDYIQSFQPFFVSQNFFLVPIWHKDSISIPENAIPIFIEPGLAFGTGLHPTTQLMLEWIDKNLQEGIVVLDAGCGSGILSIASLKKNAKTVYAFDIDMNAIDATFMNIKHNDPSSELRNRTFLFTSSWDNDELLDKKYDVILANLSLPVFFRYESYIKRYQTNCLVISGIHENQTQEIIDLFSNVYMPTQIQFREEWVLIELKKWQKI